One window of Brevibacterium pigmentatum genomic DNA carries:
- the metK gene encoding methionine adenosyltransferase: protein MTHTNLRFFSSESVTEGHPDKICDQISDAVLDDLLRQDPNAKVAVETMVTTGLVHVAGEVNTAAYADVAGIVRSLITGIGYDSSDTGFDGHSCGVSVSIGSQSTDIHSGVTNPLDFREAVESSDHGTSLGAGDQGLMFGYADNSTDVLMPLPIHLASRMAEQLSEVRKSGRLDYLRPDGKTQLTLGYDGDEAVSIENVVVSTQHSADTSQSQLHTEIKELVIDPVIANSGLDTSGANIHINPAGPFVTGGPMGDAGLTGRKIIVDTYGGFSRHGGGAFSGKDPSKVDRSAAYAMRWVAKNVVAAGLADRAEVQVSYAIGRVDPMGLYVETFGTEKVDPNAISRAIREVFDLRPAMIIQELDLLRPIYSQTSTYGHFGRELPNFTWEVTDRAEDLLRAVSSN from the coding sequence GTGACACACACAAATCTGCGTTTCTTCTCATCCGAGTCCGTCACCGAGGGACATCCCGACAAGATCTGCGACCAGATCAGCGATGCGGTGCTCGACGACCTGCTCCGTCAGGACCCCAACGCCAAAGTGGCCGTGGAGACCATGGTCACCACCGGACTCGTCCACGTCGCCGGTGAGGTGAATACTGCCGCCTATGCCGATGTCGCCGGAATTGTGCGCAGCCTCATCACCGGAATCGGCTACGACTCCTCGGACACCGGCTTCGACGGACATTCCTGCGGAGTCTCCGTGTCCATCGGCAGCCAGTCCACGGACATCCACTCCGGTGTGACGAACCCGTTGGACTTCCGCGAAGCCGTCGAATCCTCCGACCACGGTACGAGCCTCGGCGCCGGAGACCAGGGGCTGATGTTCGGCTATGCCGACAACTCCACCGACGTGCTCATGCCCCTGCCCATCCACCTGGCCTCCCGGATGGCCGAGCAGCTCTCAGAGGTGCGCAAGTCCGGTCGCCTCGACTACCTGCGCCCCGATGGCAAGACGCAGCTGACCTTGGGCTACGACGGGGACGAAGCCGTATCGATCGAGAACGTCGTCGTCTCCACCCAGCACTCGGCGGACACCAGCCAGTCCCAGCTGCACACTGAGATCAAGGAACTCGTCATCGATCCGGTGATCGCGAATTCCGGTCTCGACACCTCGGGCGCGAACATCCACATCAACCCCGCCGGTCCCTTCGTCACGGGCGGGCCGATGGGCGATGCCGGTCTGACCGGGCGGAAGATCATCGTCGACACCTACGGCGGATTCTCCCGCCACGGAGGCGGTGCGTTCTCCGGCAAGGATCCCTCGAAGGTCGACCGCTCCGCAGCCTACGCGATGCGCTGGGTGGCGAAGAACGTCGTCGCCGCCGGTCTCGCCGACCGTGCCGAAGTGCAGGTGTCCTATGCGATCGGACGTGTCGACCCGATGGGCCTGTACGTCGAGACCTTCGGAACCGAGAAGGTCGATCCGAATGCGATCTCCCGAGCCATCCGCGAGGTCTTCGACCTGCGCCCGGCCATGATCATCCAGGAACTCGATCTGCTGCGCCCGATCTACTCGCAGACCTCGACCTACGGCCACTTCGGCCGCGAACTTCCGAACTTCACCTGGGAGGTCACGGACCGCGCCGAGGATCTGCTGCGCGCCGTGTCCTCCAACTAG
- the coaBC gene encoding bifunctional phosphopantothenoylcysteine decarboxylase/phosphopantothenate--cysteine ligase CoaBC, with product MRIVLGVAGGIAAYKAAHIIRRLRDLGHSVKVVPTANALKFIGGPTLEALSGQTVTTDVFDEIDTVNHVRIGQEAELVIIAPATADLIAKIAAGRADDLLTASVLTTTAEVVVAPAMHTEMWLNPATVANIATLRSRGIHVLDPAVGRLTGPDSGPGRLPEPEDIVDYALSVKNASANDPVSTASDLRGDLSGRRIVISAGGTREPLDPVRFLGNRSSGKQGIALAKAAHAAGAHVELVAANIDTGLLSGLPSDITITQVESTLELQEAMHSAQMRADAIIMAAAVADYRPAETTDSKMKKSGDEGLTLRLVQNPDILRGLVDERSRQTGLREQIIVGFAAETGDAGTTALDYARSKFQRKGVDLLVFNDVSDDRAFGHDDTMVQIISAERGDIAVGEEFHGSKDHVSQKVIAAVSDQFTHVESTT from the coding sequence GTGAGAATCGTACTCGGCGTCGCCGGTGGGATCGCCGCCTACAAAGCGGCACACATCATCCGGCGACTCCGGGACCTCGGCCACAGCGTCAAGGTCGTGCCCACGGCCAACGCGCTGAAATTCATCGGCGGCCCCACCCTCGAAGCCCTGTCCGGGCAGACGGTGACCACCGACGTCTTCGACGAGATCGACACCGTCAACCATGTCCGGATCGGGCAGGAGGCCGAACTCGTCATCATCGCCCCGGCGACCGCCGATCTCATCGCGAAGATCGCCGCCGGACGGGCAGACGATCTGCTCACCGCCTCCGTGCTCACCACCACCGCCGAGGTGGTCGTGGCCCCGGCCATGCACACGGAGATGTGGCTCAATCCCGCCACCGTGGCCAATATCGCAACCTTGCGCTCCCGCGGCATCCACGTCCTCGACCCTGCTGTCGGACGCCTCACAGGACCCGATTCCGGTCCCGGACGCCTGCCGGAGCCCGAAGACATCGTCGACTATGCACTCTCGGTCAAGAACGCCTCCGCGAACGATCCCGTGAGCACGGCATCCGACCTGCGCGGTGACCTGTCCGGCCGCCGCATCGTCATCAGCGCCGGCGGCACCCGAGAGCCGCTCGACCCCGTCCGCTTCCTCGGCAACCGCTCCTCGGGCAAACAGGGCATCGCCCTGGCAAAGGCGGCCCATGCCGCCGGCGCCCACGTCGAACTCGTCGCCGCGAACATCGATACCGGACTGCTGTCGGGACTGCCCAGTGACATCACGATCACCCAGGTCGAATCCACCCTGGAACTGCAGGAGGCGATGCACTCGGCCCAGATGCGCGCCGATGCCATCATCATGGCCGCCGCAGTCGCCGACTACCGACCCGCCGAGACCACGGACTCGAAGATGAAGAAGTCCGGAGACGAAGGGCTCACCCTGCGGCTCGTGCAGAACCCGGACATCTTGCGCGGTCTCGTCGACGAGCGCAGTCGGCAGACCGGCCTTCGCGAGCAGATCATCGTCGGATTCGCCGCCGAGACCGGTGACGCCGGCACAACCGCCCTCGATTACGCACGGTCCAAATTCCAACGCAAGGGCGTCGACCTGCTCGTGTTCAACGACGTCTCCGACGACCGTGCCTTCGGCCACGACGACACCATGGTCCAGATCATCTCCGCCGAGCGCGGTGACATCGCCGTCGGCGAGGAATTCCACGGGTCGAAGGACCATGTTTCACAAAAGGTCATCGCGGCCGTGTCCGACCAGTTCACCCACGTAGAATCGACAACGTGA
- the rpoZ gene encoding DNA-directed RNA polymerase subunit omega encodes MPAQPEGITNPPIDDLLNVTGSKYELVSIAAKRARQINSYYAQLQEGLLENVGPLVTPGTNEKPLSIALREVNESKIVAREVSEADFIQAAPEAEATAPVSNDGAIDFSDQ; translated from the coding sequence TTGCCCGCACAGCCTGAAGGCATCACTAATCCTCCGATCGACGATCTGCTCAACGTCACCGGTTCGAAGTACGAACTGGTCTCGATCGCGGCAAAGCGCGCCCGTCAGATCAACTCCTACTACGCCCAGCTGCAGGAGGGACTGCTCGAGAACGTCGGTCCGCTCGTCACGCCCGGCACCAACGAGAAGCCTCTGTCGATCGCTCTGCGTGAGGTCAACGAGTCGAAGATCGTCGCCCGCGAGGTCTCCGAAGCCGACTTCATCCAGGCCGCACCCGAGGCCGAAGCCACCGCTCCCGTGAGCAACGACGGCGCGATCGACTTCAGCGACCAGTGA
- the gmk gene encoding guanylate kinase, with protein MNNRLTVLAGPTAVGKGTISTYIRQNHPEVWFSVSATTRPRRPGEIDGVHYHFLTDDAFDALIAEGRLLEYAVVHGRHRYGTPSAPVEEKLEQGIPALLEIDLQGARQVKEKMPDARFVFLAPPSWEELVSRLTGRGTETEEEQERRLATAKRELAAESEFDVTIVNDHVRTAAEELLSLMGISTSD; from the coding sequence GTGAATAATCGACTCACCGTCCTCGCGGGTCCGACCGCCGTCGGAAAAGGCACCATCAGCACCTATATTCGGCAGAACCACCCCGAGGTCTGGTTCTCCGTGTCGGCCACGACCAGGCCCCGGCGCCCCGGAGAGATCGATGGTGTCCATTATCACTTCCTCACCGACGACGCCTTCGACGCCCTCATCGCCGAGGGCCGGCTGCTCGAATACGCCGTCGTCCACGGACGCCACCGGTACGGCACACCCTCGGCGCCGGTGGAGGAGAAGCTCGAACAGGGGATTCCAGCGCTGCTCGAGATCGACCTGCAGGGCGCCCGCCAGGTCAAAGAGAAGATGCCCGACGCCCGCTTCGTCTTCCTCGCCCCGCCCAGCTGGGAGGAACTCGTCTCCCGACTGACCGGTCGCGGCACCGAAACGGAGGAGGAGCAGGAACGGCGCCTGGCCACCGCGAAACGCGAATTGGCCGCGGAATCGGAGTTCGACGTGACCATCGTGAACGACCACGTTCGCACTGCGGCCGAAGAACTCCTATCATTGATGGGTATATCCACCTCCGATTAG
- the mihF gene encoding integration host factor, actinobacterial type → MALEPLTPQQRSAALDKAFKARQARAEVKSALKTGDTDLAAVLKKAADDEALAKMRVLDLLRALPGVGDRRAEAAMEEVGIATSRRIKGLGVHQKSALLEKYS, encoded by the coding sequence GTGGCACTCGAACCGTTGACCCCGCAACAGCGTTCCGCTGCGTTGGACAAAGCGTTCAAGGCGCGTCAGGCACGAGCCGAAGTCAAGTCGGCGCTGAAGACCGGCGATACCGATCTCGCGGCCGTGCTCAAGAAGGCGGCAGACGACGAAGCACTCGCGAAGATGCGTGTGCTCGATCTGCTCAGGGCTCTGCCCGGAGTCGGCGACCGGCGAGCCGAGGCCGCCATGGAAGAGGTCGGCATCGCCACCTCCCGGCGGATCAAGGGTCTGGGCGTGCACCAGAAGTCCGCCCTGTTGGAGAAATATTCCTGA
- the pyrF gene encoding orotidine-5'-phosphate decarboxylase, giving the protein MFGTRLAAAMDEHGPLCVGIDPHEHLLSSWGLPATAAGVREFALRTVSELKGSVAAVKPQSAFFEQYGSAGVAALEETLAAAGDAGLLTVLDIKRGDIGSTMGAYAKAYLDPASALAADSITVSPYLGFGALEPAFELAAAHGKGIFVLALTSNPEGTEVQHAVRDGDSVAGSIVSRVRARNAQALGTNEELGPFGLVVGATIGTAARDLGFDPSDCGGPILAPGVGAQGAGLPELRAVFGDRALTSGQVLATASRAVLGAGPDGLADAAAALNRELTAAV; this is encoded by the coding sequence ATGTTCGGCACCCGGCTGGCGGCCGCCATGGACGAGCACGGACCGCTGTGTGTGGGCATCGACCCGCACGAGCATCTTCTGTCCTCCTGGGGGCTGCCGGCCACCGCCGCAGGCGTCCGGGAGTTCGCCCTGCGCACGGTCTCCGAACTCAAGGGCTCGGTGGCCGCGGTGAAACCGCAGTCCGCGTTCTTCGAACAGTACGGCTCCGCCGGAGTCGCCGCTCTCGAAGAGACCCTGGCCGCGGCCGGGGACGCCGGACTGCTCACCGTCCTCGACATCAAACGCGGCGATATCGGGTCGACCATGGGCGCCTATGCGAAGGCCTACCTCGACCCCGCCTCGGCGCTGGCCGCGGATTCGATCACGGTCTCGCCCTACCTCGGGTTCGGCGCCCTGGAACCGGCCTTCGAGCTCGCGGCCGCTCATGGCAAGGGCATATTCGTCCTTGCTCTGACCTCGAACCCGGAAGGCACCGAGGTCCAGCACGCCGTGCGAGACGGCGATTCGGTGGCGGGATCGATCGTGTCCCGCGTACGGGCGCGCAACGCTCAGGCACTGGGGACGAACGAGGAACTCGGTCCCTTCGGGCTCGTCGTCGGAGCGACCATCGGCACGGCCGCACGAGACCTCGGGTTCGACCCCAGCGACTGCGGGGGACCGATCCTCGCCCCGGGTGTCGGCGCACAGGGCGCCGGTCTGCCCGAGCTGCGCGCGGTCTTCGGCGACCGAGCCCTGACGTCGGGACAGGTGCTCGCCACCGCGTCCCGGGCCGTACTCGGTGCCGGACCCGATGGTCTGGCTGATGCGGCAGCCGCGCTCAATCGTGAGCTGACGGCAGCGGTCTGA
- the carB gene encoding carbamoyl-phosphate synthase large subunit, with protein sequence MPLRQDLNSVLVIGSGPIVIGQACEFDYSGTQACRVLRSEGLRVILINSNPATIMTDPDIADATYVEPIDPEVIETIIEKERPDALLPTLGGQTALNAAIALHDAGVLEKYGVELIGADVDAIQRGEDRQKFKDIAEACGAEVARSAICHTLDEALAAAEELNYPVVVRPSFTMGGLGSGMAYDEADLRRIAGAGLSDSITHEVLLEESILGWKEYELELMRDNKDNVVVVCSIENVDPVGVHTGDSITVAPALTLTDREYQSMRDIGIAIIRAVGVDTGGCNIQFAVDPKTGRIITIEMNPRVSRSSALASKATGFPIAKMAAKLAVGYSLDEIPNDITKVTPASFEPTLDYVVVKIPRFTFEKFPAADPTLTTTMKSVGEVMALGRNFTTALQKAMRSLEQKDASFSWADLPDVTDDDVRESVLEAISHATADRIHSVQRGLAAGLSAEEVFDACEIDPWYLDQIQLINEVAAYIRDADELDAQVLKVAKNHGFSDEQIAGLRSLETSVVTGIRHALRVRPVFKTVDTCAGEFEAKTPYHYSSYDSETEVMPRDRPAVIILGSGPNRIGQGIEFDYSCVHATMAIGSAGFETIMVNCNPETVSTDYDTADRLYFEPLTFEDVMEVYHAELAAGEVLGVVCTLGGQTPLGLADKLKAAGVPVLGTQPEAIDLAEDRGEFGAVLDRAGLTAPKHGTAVTAGEAAAIAENIGYPVLVRPSYVLGGRGMQIVYDRTQLLDYMASATEISTDRPVLVDRFLEDAIEIDVDALFDGNEVYIGGIMEHIEEAGIHSGDSACVLPSPTLGEDVLERVRQGTKAIAEGVGVRGLLNIQFAIAADVLHVIEANPRASRTVPFVSKATSTQLAKAAALIAVGRTIDDLRGDLLAEEGDGSTLPLDHPIAVKEAVLPFRRFTTVEGKIVDSILGPEMRSTGEVMGIDHNFPTAFAKGLLGAGVKLPTSGTVFVSVADRDKRAMVLPVKELVDMGFDVVATTGTAAVLSRYGIKTTQVHKHFEADAEDRTVIDYLTAGTIDMVINVPSGRQERADGYEIRAAATANSVPLITTLAEFAAAVTSLEVIRDSKFDVRSLQDWSA encoded by the coding sequence ATGCCACTGAGACAAGACCTCAACTCCGTCCTCGTCATCGGCTCCGGCCCCATCGTCATCGGACAGGCCTGCGAATTCGACTACTCGGGCACCCAGGCCTGCCGTGTGCTGCGCTCCGAGGGCCTGCGCGTCATCCTCATCAACTCGAACCCGGCGACGATCATGACCGACCCGGACATCGCCGACGCCACCTATGTCGAGCCGATCGACCCGGAGGTCATCGAGACGATCATCGAGAAGGAGCGCCCCGATGCGCTCCTGCCCACCCTCGGCGGACAGACCGCGCTCAATGCGGCCATTGCGCTGCACGACGCCGGAGTGCTCGAGAAGTACGGCGTCGAACTCATCGGCGCCGACGTCGATGCCATCCAGCGCGGTGAGGACCGGCAGAAGTTCAAAGACATCGCCGAAGCCTGCGGCGCCGAGGTGGCCAGATCGGCCATCTGCCACACCCTCGACGAAGCCCTGGCCGCCGCCGAGGAGCTCAACTACCCGGTCGTCGTCCGCCCCTCGTTCACCATGGGCGGCCTCGGTTCGGGCATGGCCTACGACGAAGCCGATCTGCGCCGCATCGCCGGCGCCGGACTGTCCGATTCCATCACCCACGAGGTGCTGCTCGAGGAATCGATCCTCGGGTGGAAGGAATACGAACTCGAGCTCATGCGCGACAACAAGGACAACGTCGTCGTCGTGTGCTCGATCGAGAACGTCGACCCCGTCGGTGTGCACACCGGTGACTCGATCACCGTGGCCCCGGCACTGACCCTGACCGACCGGGAATACCAGTCGATGCGCGATATCGGCATCGCCATCATCCGCGCCGTCGGCGTGGACACCGGCGGCTGCAACATCCAGTTCGCCGTCGATCCCAAGACCGGACGCATCATCACCATCGAGATGAACCCGCGCGTGTCCCGGTCCTCCGCGCTGGCGTCGAAGGCCACGGGCTTCCCGATCGCCAAGATGGCGGCGAAGCTCGCCGTCGGCTACTCGCTCGACGAGATCCCCAACGACATCACGAAGGTCACCCCGGCCAGCTTCGAACCGACGCTGGACTATGTGGTCGTGAAGATCCCGCGCTTCACCTTCGAGAAGTTCCCGGCCGCGGACCCGACCCTGACGACGACGATGAAATCCGTCGGCGAAGTCATGGCGCTGGGCCGCAACTTCACCACGGCCCTGCAGAAGGCGATGCGCTCGCTCGAGCAGAAGGACGCCTCCTTCAGCTGGGCCGACCTGCCCGACGTGACCGATGACGACGTCCGCGAATCCGTGCTCGAGGCCATCTCGCATGCCACCGCTGACCGCATCCACTCCGTCCAGCGCGGACTCGCCGCCGGACTGAGCGCGGAAGAGGTATTCGACGCCTGTGAGATCGACCCCTGGTACCTCGACCAGATCCAGCTCATCAACGAGGTGGCCGCGTACATCCGCGACGCCGACGAACTCGATGCCCAGGTGCTCAAGGTCGCGAAGAACCACGGATTCTCCGACGAGCAGATCGCGGGGCTGCGCAGCCTCGAGACGAGCGTCGTCACCGGCATCCGCCACGCCCTGCGCGTGCGCCCGGTGTTCAAGACGGTCGATACCTGCGCCGGCGAATTCGAGGCGAAGACCCCCTACCACTACTCGAGCTACGACTCCGAGACCGAGGTCATGCCGCGCGACCGCCCGGCCGTGATCATCCTCGGCTCCGGTCCGAACCGGATCGGACAGGGCATCGAGTTCGACTACTCGTGCGTGCACGCCACCATGGCGATCGGGTCGGCCGGATTTGAGACCATCATGGTCAACTGCAACCCGGAGACCGTGTCGACCGACTACGACACCGCAGACCGTCTGTACTTCGAGCCCCTGACCTTCGAAGACGTCATGGAGGTCTACCACGCCGAGCTCGCCGCCGGCGAGGTCCTCGGAGTCGTGTGCACCCTCGGCGGCCAGACCCCGCTGGGCCTGGCCGACAAGCTCAAGGCAGCCGGCGTGCCGGTGCTAGGCACCCAGCCCGAAGCCATCGACCTGGCCGAGGACCGCGGAGAATTCGGCGCCGTCCTCGACCGGGCCGGACTCACCGCACCCAAGCACGGCACCGCGGTGACCGCCGGCGAAGCCGCAGCGATCGCCGAGAACATCGGCTACCCGGTGCTCGTGCGTCCCTCCTACGTCCTCGGCGGGCGCGGAATGCAGATCGTCTACGACCGCACCCAGCTGCTCGACTACATGGCCAGCGCCACGGAGATCTCGACCGATCGTCCGGTCCTCGTCGACCGGTTCCTCGAAGACGCCATCGAGATCGACGTCGACGCCCTCTTCGACGGAAATGAGGTCTACATCGGCGGAATCATGGAGCACATCGAGGAGGCCGGAATCCACTCCGGCGACTCCGCCTGTGTGCTGCCCTCGCCGACCCTGGGCGAGGATGTGCTCGAGCGCGTCCGTCAGGGCACGAAGGCCATCGCCGAGGGTGTGGGTGTGCGCGGACTGCTCAACATCCAGTTCGCAATCGCCGCCGATGTCCTCCACGTCATCGAAGCCAATCCGCGTGCCTCACGGACCGTGCCCTTCGTCTCGAAGGCGACGTCGACTCAGCTGGCCAAGGCCGCGGCGCTCATCGCCGTTGGCCGCACGATCGACGATCTGCGCGGTGATCTGCTGGCCGAAGAAGGCGACGGCTCGACCCTGCCGCTCGACCATCCGATCGCCGTCAAGGAGGCGGTCCTGCCGTTCCGTCGTTTCACCACCGTCGAAGGCAAGATCGTCGACTCGATTCTCGGGCCCGAGATGCGCTCGACCGGTGAGGTCATGGGCATCGACCACAACTTCCCGACCGCGTTCGCGAAGGGCCTCCTCGGCGCCGGAGTGAAGCTGCCGACCTCGGGCACGGTGTTCGTCTCGGTGGCCGATCGGGACAAACGCGCCATGGTGCTGCCGGTCAAGGAACTCGTCGATATGGGCTTCGACGTCGTTGCGACCACCGGCACCGCGGCCGTGCTCTCCCGCTACGGGATCAAGACCACGCAGGTGCACAAGCACTTCGAGGCCGACGCCGAGGACCGAACTGTCATCGACTACCTCACGGCGGGCACCATCGACATGGTCATCAACGTGCCCTCGGGCCGGCAGGAACGTGCCGACGGCTATGAGATCCGCGCCGCCGCGACCGCGAACTCCGTCCCGCTGATCACGACGCTGGCCGAATTCGCCGCCGCCGTGACCTCCCTCGAGGTTATCCGGGACTCGAAGTTCGACGTGCGCAGTCTGCAGGACTGGAGCGCCTGA
- the carA gene encoding glutamine-hydrolyzing carbamoyl-phosphate synthase small subunit, whose amino-acid sequence MSFSTTPAVLVLEDGRTFHGSAYGHLGETTGEAVFVTAMSGYQETLTDPSYHRQIIIQAAPHIGNTGINRTDDESAQIWAAGYVVRDASRISSNWRSEGDLVDWLTESGIVGISDVDTRALTRHLRDKGAMRVGIFSGPAAEAPESELLARVQASPQMAGANLVDEVSITEPTLIPATGEKRFSVAAVDLGIKSMTPERLTERGIDVHLLPSSISFEEIRALGVDGVFFSNGPGDPATADDQVELLRAVLDAGLPFFGICFGNQLLGRALGFGTYKLPFGHRGINVPVLDRTTGKVEITSQNHGFAVDAPLKGETIAPHKADYGRVTVSHVCLNDDVVEGLACLDIPAFSVQFHPEAAAGPHDSSYLFDRFVDLMSASQADSAAQA is encoded by the coding sequence ATGAGCTTTTCAACCACCCCCGCCGTCCTCGTCCTCGAAGACGGCCGGACCTTCCACGGATCCGCCTACGGACACCTCGGCGAGACCACCGGTGAGGCCGTGTTCGTCACCGCCATGTCCGGCTACCAGGAGACGCTGACCGACCCGTCGTACCACCGACAGATCATCATCCAGGCCGCTCCGCACATCGGCAACACCGGCATCAACCGCACCGATGACGAATCCGCCCAGATCTGGGCCGCCGGCTACGTCGTCCGCGACGCCTCCCGGATCTCATCGAACTGGCGGTCCGAAGGCGACCTCGTCGATTGGCTGACCGAGTCCGGGATCGTCGGAATCTCCGACGTCGACACCCGAGCCCTGACCCGACATCTGCGCGACAAGGGCGCCATGCGCGTGGGCATCTTCTCCGGACCCGCCGCCGAGGCGCCCGAATCCGAGCTGCTCGCCCGTGTCCAGGCCTCCCCGCAGATGGCGGGAGCCAACCTCGTCGACGAAGTCTCGATCACCGAACCCACGCTCATCCCCGCGACGGGGGAGAAGAGGTTCAGCGTCGCCGCCGTCGACCTCGGCATCAAATCGATGACCCCCGAACGACTGACCGAACGCGGAATCGACGTCCACCTGCTGCCGTCGTCGATCAGCTTCGAAGAGATCCGAGCCCTGGGCGTCGACGGAGTCTTCTTCTCCAACGGTCCCGGCGACCCCGCCACTGCAGACGACCAGGTCGAACTGCTGCGCGCCGTCCTCGACGCGGGTCTGCCGTTCTTCGGCATCTGCTTCGGCAACCAGCTGCTCGGTCGGGCACTGGGCTTCGGCACCTATAAGCTGCCCTTCGGCCACCGCGGCATCAACGTGCCCGTGCTGGACCGGACCACCGGAAAGGTCGAGATCACCTCGCAGAACCACGGCTTCGCCGTCGACGCACCGCTTAAGGGCGAGACCATCGCTCCGCACAAGGCCGACTACGGCCGGGTGACCGTCTCCCACGTGTGCCTCAACGACGATGTCGTCGAGGGACTCGCCTGCCTCGACATACCCGCCTTCTCCGTCCAATTCCACCCCGAGGCTGCGGCCGGCCCGCACGATTCGAGCTATCTGTTCGATCGCTTCGTCGACCTCATGTCCGCTTCCCAGGCCGATTCGGCTGCCCAGGCCTAA
- a CDS encoding PH-like domain-containing protein yields MDTTVGTLIVAAVILVVIVAIAWGWSRRKQAQSEVATPPKPHMGIKAVSEPVEGSYVSTTRAGHPLERVAVHGLGIRTTGELVVTDGGVIMDLAGREDFLIPRRDIVSVDTTNGMIGKFVERGGIIRITWHLGDTLVDTGFRARYAASTTPTVDRIREMIEEAQ; encoded by the coding sequence ATGGACACCACAGTAGGCACACTCATCGTCGCCGCAGTCATCCTCGTCGTGATCGTCGCGATCGCCTGGGGATGGAGCCGACGCAAACAGGCCCAGTCAGAGGTCGCCACCCCGCCGAAGCCCCACATGGGCATCAAAGCCGTGTCCGAACCCGTCGAAGGCTCCTACGTGTCGACGACGAGGGCCGGCCATCCGCTCGAACGCGTCGCCGTCCACGGTCTGGGCATCCGCACCACCGGTGAACTCGTCGTCACCGACGGGGGAGTGATCATGGACCTGGCCGGACGCGAGGACTTCCTCATCCCGCGCCGCGACATCGTCTCCGTGGACACCACGAACGGGATGATCGGGAAGTTCGTCGAACGCGGAGGCATCATCCGCATCACCTGGCACCTCGGCGACACCCTCGTCGACACGGGCTTCCGCGCCCGCTACGCCGCATCCACCACCCCCACCGTCGACCGCATCCGCGAAATGATCGAAGAGGCACAATGA